The Acanthopagrus latus isolate v.2019 chromosome 11, fAcaLat1.1, whole genome shotgun sequence genome segment TCTGTTtactcatttattcatttatctacTTTATCTAATTCAtgtgtttactttatttgttatttatgtaaACATCCAGTTCAGCTCACTCACTGATTTGTAACTCACCATATTTATTGATTACCAATGAAACAGCTGTGCACAGGATGAAGAGCTGTTTGTTATTTCAAGGACAATTTTAgggttttattctgaaaacGCCCTCAAATTAAAGCTTCCTGTCTGAAGGATCAAAGATTCACCAAATGATTATTAATTAACCGTAAAAGTCACTTCTTAGGTAAATTGTTTTACAAATTGTTATTCATTTTATCTGGAGCGACAGTTTGTCATCCTATGGCTGTTTGTCTGATCTGATCACgtttaactgattgattgataaaaacattcattatttcCTGCAGTACAGTTTAAAGATGCACATTACTGGAACACTGACAGAATATTTGACAGATGGACCTGTGGCTGAAAATGTTTGATCAGTTAACTAACAGTTGATCAACTAGTAAAGACAGTTTTTATAAGAGACATTTATTGAACAGATATATCAACCGGTCAGCTTCTCAGATATGAATACTGTGTGCTTCCTGTCTCAGtaactgaatgtgtgtttgtcggGTGTCAGTGACActcagcaacaacacaaacacgacCGCTCCTGTTTGTTACAAGTTGAAAAGATTTTAAACTTTGTTGTCAcacaaaattattatttctctgacttttacaacaaatgtgtttaaatctgTTAGTGAGCGTGTCGATTTTCCAGGATACTCCATCTACCTGACAGGTGCGACGTATCACACGACTGAACAGTGTGATGAAGGGTTGCTGACGAGCCTCACGGTCAGAACCATGTTGAGAGAAAAAACCCTATTTCACTCCAACATgaaaagtttacattttaactgaaaataaatgttggctgCAACcgactttttcttttgactgagTATCTTCATCGCCCTGTTCTTGATGCTCAGACACAGATGTTCATATCttgttgtgtgtatgttctgtatgttcagtgtttcGGATCATTCTATTCAAATCAAcctgagtgtgttgtgttgaaggTTCCCAGCAGCGGGTCACCAGCCTACCTTCCTCCACGGTGCAGGTGAGACTCGGGGATGATGCCACCCTGcagtgccccctgctggacgCCTCCGACACCACGGCGGCCCCCTCCACCCTGAGCTGGTACAGGAAGGCAGCAGGACAGGGTCCTCAGCTGCTTCTGTCCTTCAGGTCCACCAACAGCTCCAACATGAAGTACGGCACCGGTGTCGATCCAGAGAAGGTCTCAGCTGCGGCGGACGGCTCGCTGCTGCTGCGCGGCTCGCAGCGCAGCGACTCGGCGGTTTATTACTGCAGCAGGAGTCGAGGAGACGAGCCGCGGAAGGACCGCTCAggacagtgatgtcatcatgtgtGACGTGTCCTCGGCGGACCGGGCCCAGTTCAAACTGTTTGTGTTGGAGTTACACCTGATCACTGAACCTGTCTGTTCTCGGTCTATCACCTGTACGATGTCATGACTTGCAGTAAATATAACTTCAATCTGCTGAATAAACTAAACTTCCCAAAGTCTGCATTCATAAATACAAT includes the following:
- the sid1 gene encoding secreted immunoglobulin domain 1, whose amino-acid sequence is MKRSIGSKKNSSSSSRFLRQSMMESVLVCVILLTVSCSQQRVTSLPSSTVQVRLGDDATLQCPLLDASDTTAAPSTLSWYRKAAGQGPQLLLSFRSTNSSNMKYGTGVDPEKVSAAADGSLLLRGSQRSDSAVYYCSRSRGDEPRKDRSGQ